A region from the Naumannella halotolerans genome encodes:
- a CDS encoding sulfate adenylyltransferase subunit 1: MSVVDQVRTDDQPHTLLRFATAGSVDDGKSTLVGRLLYDTKSILADQLAAVEQASVDRGLTATDLALLTDGLRAEREQGITIDVAYRYFSTANRSYVLADTPGHVQYTRNMVTGASTAELALILVDARHGIVEQTRRHLAVTGLLGVRHVALAVNKMDLVDFDEAVFVSIRDDFSLLAKEFGIDEVTAIPLSALAGDNVVDRSDRTPWFDGPTLLEHLETVDVAPPVEQQPFRFAVQYVIRPRSAEFPDYRGYAGRISAGSVKVGDRVVVTPGGRQSTVVGIDRGGRDGALEELTVAHAQQSVTLRLADDLDISRGAVITDVDDRPVTVKELTGTAVVVAERPVRPRDRVLLRVGARQVRGMVSEILDQVDITTLQRGPAPQSLELNALGRIGVRLAEPVSVDEYSRFRTTGSFLLISESDGTTLAAGMIESPLHSVADEPESWSI; the protein is encoded by the coding sequence ATGAGCGTGGTTGATCAGGTACGTACCGATGACCAGCCGCACACGCTGCTGCGTTTCGCCACCGCCGGCAGCGTCGACGACGGCAAGTCGACCTTGGTCGGGCGACTGCTCTACGACACGAAGTCGATCCTGGCCGATCAGCTGGCCGCGGTGGAGCAGGCCAGTGTCGATCGCGGGCTGACCGCCACCGATCTGGCACTGCTCACCGACGGGCTGCGGGCCGAGCGGGAGCAGGGCATCACGATCGATGTCGCCTACCGCTACTTCTCCACCGCCAACCGTTCCTACGTGCTGGCCGACACCCCCGGCCATGTGCAGTACACCCGGAACATGGTGACCGGTGCCTCCACCGCCGAGCTGGCGCTGATTTTGGTCGATGCCCGGCACGGGATCGTCGAGCAGACCCGTCGGCACCTGGCGGTGACCGGGTTGCTCGGTGTGCGCCACGTCGCCCTGGCGGTGAACAAGATGGACCTGGTCGACTTCGACGAGGCGGTGTTCGTCTCGATCCGCGACGACTTCTCGCTGCTGGCCAAGGAGTTCGGCATCGACGAGGTGACCGCGATCCCGCTCTCGGCGCTGGCCGGGGACAATGTGGTGGACCGCAGCGACCGGACCCCGTGGTTCGACGGGCCGACCCTGCTGGAGCATCTGGAGACCGTCGACGTGGCGCCGCCGGTCGAGCAGCAGCCGTTCCGGTTCGCCGTGCAGTACGTGATCCGCCCGCGGAGCGCGGAGTTCCCCGACTATCGCGGGTACGCCGGCCGGATCTCCGCCGGGTCGGTGAAGGTCGGCGATCGGGTCGTGGTGACACCCGGTGGACGGCAGAGCACGGTGGTCGGCATCGACCGCGGTGGCCGTGACGGTGCACTCGAGGAACTGACCGTCGCCCATGCCCAGCAGTCGGTGACCCTGCGCCTGGCCGACGATCTGGACATCTCCCGCGGTGCGGTGATCACCGATGTCGACGATCGGCCGGTGACGGTGAAGGAATTGACCGGAACCGCTGTGGTGGTGGCCGAGCGTCCGGTCCGCCCGCGGGATCGGGTGCTGCTGCGCGTCGGTGCACGCCAGGTGCGCGGGATGGTCTCGGAGATCCTCGACCAGGTCGACATCACCACCTTGCAGCGCGGTCCGGCTCCACAGTCGCTGGAGCTGAACGCGCTGGGCCGGATCGGCGTCCGGCTGGCCGAGCCGGTCTCGGTCGATGAGTACTCCCGGTTCCGTACCACCGGCAGCTTCCTGCTGATCAGCGAGAGCGACGGCACCACCTTGGCCGCGGGCATGATCGAGTCCCCGCTGCACTCGGTGGCCGATGAGCCGGAGTCCTGGTCGATCTGA
- the cysD gene encoding sulfate adenylyltransferase subunit CysD has translation MTNTATVNADRTENSVVLDQLDQLESEAIYIFREVAGQFERPALLFSGGKDSVLMLHLALRAFAPGRPPLTLLHVDTGHNFPEVLTFRDEVAERYGLRLEVASVQDYIDDGRLSERPDGTRNPLQTVPLLDAIADHKFDAVFGGGRRDEEKARAKERVFSLRDSFGGWDPRRQRPELWDLYNGRHAPGEHVRVFPLSNWTELDVWRWIAREQVELPSLYYAHERELFARDGMWLAPGEWGGPKEGEPTETRTVRYRTVGDMSCTGAVESVAATPEDVITELAATRVTERGATRADDRLSEAAMEDRKKEGYF, from the coding sequence ATGACGAACACGGCCACCGTGAACGCCGACCGCACCGAGAATTCGGTGGTGCTTGATCAACTGGACCAGTTGGAGTCCGAGGCGATCTACATCTTCCGCGAGGTCGCCGGGCAGTTCGAGCGCCCGGCCCTGTTGTTCTCCGGCGGCAAGGATTCGGTGCTGATGTTGCACCTGGCGTTGCGCGCCTTCGCCCCGGGCAGGCCGCCGCTGACCCTGTTGCATGTCGACACCGGGCACAACTTCCCCGAGGTGCTGACCTTCCGCGACGAGGTCGCCGAACGGTACGGGCTGCGGCTGGAGGTCGCCTCGGTGCAGGACTACATCGACGACGGGCGACTGTCCGAGCGTCCCGACGGCACCCGGAACCCGCTGCAGACCGTTCCGCTGCTGGACGCGATCGCCGATCACAAGTTCGATGCGGTCTTCGGCGGCGGCCGCCGCGACGAGGAGAAGGCGCGCGCCAAGGAGCGTGTGTTCAGTCTCCGGGATTCCTTCGGCGGTTGGGATCCCCGGCGCCAGCGCCCCGAGCTGTGGGATCTCTACAACGGTCGCCATGCCCCCGGCGAGCATGTCCGGGTGTTCCCGCTGAGCAACTGGACCGAGCTCGACGTGTGGCGCTGGATCGCCCGCGAGCAGGTCGAACTGCCGAGTCTGTACTACGCCCACGAACGTGAGCTGTTCGCCCGCGACGGGATGTGGCTGGCCCCCGGTGAGTGGGGTGGGCCGAAGGAGGGTGAGCCGACCGAGACCCGGACGGTTCGTTACCGCACCGTCGGCGACATGTCCTGCACCGGCGCGGTGGAGTCGGTCGCCGCCACCCCCGAGGACGTGATCACCGAGCTCGCCGCCACCCGAGTGACCGAACGCGGCGCCACCCGCGCCGACGACCGACTCAGCGAAGCAGCCATGGAAGACCGCAAGAAGGAGGGGTACTTCTGA
- a CDS encoding phosphoadenylyl-sulfate reductase: MNLEVHGASGTETPHLPEAELERLLQAGRAAVPEESATHADRVRTAEAALKWAQDTFGEQVTVASSMGDEVLVHLAGTTAPGIEVFFLDTGYHFAETLETRDAFEVLAPIKLVTVTPQLTVAEQDEKYGPKLHDRDPNACCAMRKVEPMERTLAAKSAWVTGMRRVDAPTRTDIEIIGIDHKRGMIKINPIAAWTDEDVTQFVKDNYVYENPLREQGYTSIGCAPCTRATKPGEDPRAGRWAGKAKTECGLHT, encoded by the coding sequence ATGAACCTCGAAGTGCACGGTGCCTCGGGCACCGAGACCCCGCACCTGCCGGAGGCCGAACTGGAGCGTCTGCTGCAGGCCGGGCGGGCTGCCGTACCCGAGGAGTCGGCCACCCATGCCGATCGGGTACGTACCGCCGAGGCGGCCCTGAAGTGGGCCCAGGACACGTTCGGTGAGCAGGTGACCGTGGCGAGTTCGATGGGCGACGAGGTGTTGGTGCATCTGGCCGGCACCACTGCCCCGGGGATCGAGGTGTTCTTCCTCGACACCGGATATCACTTCGCCGAGACCCTGGAGACCCGCGACGCCTTCGAGGTGCTGGCGCCGATCAAGCTGGTCACCGTCACCCCGCAGCTGACCGTCGCCGAGCAGGACGAGAAGTACGGCCCGAAGCTTCATGATCGCGATCCGAATGCCTGCTGCGCGATGCGGAAGGTCGAGCCGATGGAGCGCACCCTGGCCGCCAAGTCGGCCTGGGTGACCGGGATGCGTCGGGTGGATGCGCCGACCCGTACCGACATCGAGATCATCGGCATCGACCACAAGCGCGGGATGATCAAGATCAACCCGATCGCCGCCTGGACCGATGAGGACGTGACGCAGTTCGTGAAGGACAACTACGTCTACGAGAATCCCCTGCGGGAGCAGGGATACACCTCCATCGGCTGCGCCCCCTGCACCCGGGCGACGAAACCCGGAGAAGACCCCCGAGCCGGCCGCTGGGCCGGCAAGGCCAAGACAGAATGCGGACTTCACACATGA